Proteins from a genomic interval of Polyangia bacterium:
- a CDS encoding RCC1 repeat-containing protein — MNRKAALTATTLGFFAGCFGPGDFICHSGDDCGTNGFCEPSGRCSLVDTTCPSGRRYRHHAGAARADQCVGDACPQNPVARLRSGPAHACTVRGNGSVWCWGNNDRAQLGDGTLTPRSVPVAVMNLPLGSAVAAGDHHTCAVTTDGQVACWGDNSQGQLGSAAANPLAPTLVPNISGAADVAAGGDFSCALLSDGSVRCWGDNSVGQLGDGSGQPQSGPVTVFALTGVSALAARGQHACALRDDQTVWCWGSNAQGQAGDGSTANRLRPVRAVGLDSVVAVAVGATHSCAATRADGLWCWGSNDSGQLGTGAADSSAQPRPTRVAVVNDPIDISAGAHHTCAVRKNGSAWCWGDNHDGQLGEGTTGSLAVPVPVTTFANVAALAAGDTSTCALKHDGTVWCWGDNRSGQLGTGGTIVRSQPVRVGGVGDAVDVATGSAHTCAATASNGVFCWGRNRAGQLGDNTTLDRSLAAATKIPLGATQVAGGADHSCARAGNDIFCWGRGGSGQIGPGSLIDDAVPTVVNAAAGSTRIAAGDRHSCAVAADKSLLCWGANDQGQLGDGTRTDRAAPMPVEAGAGPPAAPLTDVAAVATGSAHTCAVRSDGAVLCWGAGDQGQLGDGSNSGRALAGAPLVKSGAPLSAVAIAAGAAHTCVAESGGEVWCWGNGERGQLGDGTASGAPTPTAVSSLPAAAAAVAAGGAHSCAALIDGRVFCWGADDQGQLGDGATVDSPTPVAVAALTGAVQVAAGSAHSCALARDGSLWCWGSNRSGQLGDGLALQKSSPQLGRMTCP; from the coding sequence TTGAATCGGAAGGCGGCGCTGACGGCGACCACCCTGGGTTTTTTCGCCGGCTGTTTCGGCCCGGGCGATTTCATCTGTCACAGCGGCGACGATTGCGGGACCAACGGATTCTGCGAGCCCAGCGGCCGCTGCAGCCTGGTCGACACCACCTGCCCCTCCGGTCGCCGCTACCGCCACCACGCCGGTGCGGCGCGCGCCGATCAATGTGTGGGCGACGCCTGCCCGCAAAACCCCGTCGCCCGGTTGCGCAGCGGACCCGCCCACGCCTGCACCGTGCGCGGCAACGGCAGCGTTTGGTGCTGGGGCAACAACGACCGGGCCCAGCTGGGCGACGGCACGTTGACCCCGCGTTCGGTGCCGGTGGCGGTGATGAACCTGCCGCTTGGCAGCGCCGTCGCCGCCGGCGATCACCATACCTGCGCCGTCACCACCGACGGACAGGTGGCCTGCTGGGGCGACAACAGCCAGGGGCAGCTGGGCAGCGCCGCTGCGAATCCGCTGGCGCCCACGCTGGTGCCGAACATCAGCGGCGCCGCCGACGTCGCCGCCGGCGGCGATTTTTCCTGCGCCCTGCTCTCCGACGGCAGCGTGCGCTGCTGGGGCGACAACAGTGTCGGCCAGCTGGGCGACGGCAGCGGCCAGCCACAAAGCGGACCGGTGACGGTCTTCGCCCTGACCGGCGTGAGCGCGCTGGCCGCCCGCGGCCAACATGCCTGCGCCTTGCGCGACGATCAAACAGTGTGGTGCTGGGGCAGCAACGCCCAGGGCCAGGCAGGCGACGGTTCTACCGCCAACCGGCTGCGGCCCGTCCGCGCCGTCGGTCTGGACAGCGTCGTCGCCGTCGCCGTCGGCGCCACCCACAGCTGCGCCGCCACCCGCGCCGACGGCCTGTGGTGCTGGGGCAGCAACGACAGTGGACAGCTCGGCACCGGCGCCGCCGATTCGTCGGCGCAGCCGCGGCCGACACGCGTCGCGGTGGTGAACGATCCGATCGACATCAGCGCCGGCGCGCACCACACCTGCGCCGTGCGCAAGAACGGCAGCGCCTGGTGCTGGGGCGACAACCATGACGGGCAACTGGGCGAAGGCACCACCGGCAGCCTGGCTGTCCCGGTCCCGGTCACCACCTTCGCCAACGTCGCGGCGCTGGCCGCCGGCGACACCTCGACCTGCGCGCTGAAACACGACGGCACCGTGTGGTGCTGGGGCGACAACCGCAGCGGCCAGCTAGGAACCGGCGGCACCATCGTTCGTTCCCAGCCGGTGCGCGTCGGCGGCGTCGGCGACGCGGTGGACGTCGCCACCGGCAGCGCGCACACCTGCGCGGCCACCGCCAGCAACGGGGTCTTCTGCTGGGGCCGCAACCGCGCCGGCCAGCTGGGTGACAACACCACCCTCGATCGCTCGCTGGCGGCGGCGACGAAGATTCCGCTCGGCGCCACGCAGGTGGCGGGCGGCGCCGATCATTCCTGCGCGCGCGCCGGCAACGACATTTTTTGCTGGGGCCGCGGCGGCTCGGGACAGATCGGACCGGGCAGTTTGATCGACGATGCCGTGCCCACCGTGGTCAACGCGGCCGCGGGCAGCACGCGCATCGCCGCCGGTGATCGCCACAGCTGCGCGGTGGCCGCTGACAAGTCGCTGCTGTGCTGGGGCGCCAACGATCAGGGTCAGCTGGGCGACGGCACCAGGACCGACCGGGCGGCGCCGATGCCGGTCGAGGCCGGGGCCGGACCGCCCGCCGCCCCGCTGACCGACGTCGCCGCCGTCGCCACCGGCAGCGCCCACACCTGCGCCGTGCGCAGCGACGGCGCGGTCCTGTGCTGGGGCGCGGGCGATCAAGGTCAACTGGGTGACGGCAGCAACAGCGGGCGCGCGCTGGCCGGCGCGCCGCTGGTGAAAAGCGGCGCGCCCCTGTCTGCCGTGGCGATCGCCGCGGGCGCTGCGCACACTTGCGTCGCCGAAAGCGGTGGAGAAGTCTGGTGCTGGGGCAACGGCGAGCGCGGCCAGCTGGGTGACGGCACGGCCAGCGGCGCGCCGACGCCCACCGCGGTCTCGTCGTTGCCGGCAGCCGCGGCCGCCGTCGCCGCCGGAGGCGCCCACAGTTGCGCCGCGCTGATTGACGGTCGGGTCTTCTGCTGGGGCGCCGACGATCAAGGCCAGCTGGGCGACGGCGCCACGGTTGATAGCCCGACGCCAGTGGCGGTGGCGGCGCTGACCGGCGCGGTTCAGGTGGCGGCGGGGAGCGCCCACAGCTGCGCGCTCGCGCGCGACGGATCGCTCTGGTGCTGGGGCAGCAACCGCTCTGGTCAGCTGGGCGACGGCCTGGCCTTGCAGAAGAGCTCGCCGCAGCTCGGCCGCATGACCTGTCCCTAA
- a CDS encoding DUF3570 domain-containing protein, whose product MQLSGRRLIAAAILAGVVALVPGAAGANSEGASRITFFHEPSSANSGITVIHPQLDVSAALSSTVDISAGYAVDIVSGATPQLFGPHTGIDAVSGATKFSDTRQEVKGGLSYNRPASGLSAGYSYGWESDYRSHTVSASTRTDLLDHNFTLALGYSHNFDSVCDNNNVAAAGQPLDFKPLASSAHCFHADMPDVVSHRLHIDTFEPALTWTATPRLVAELGGTAQILDGFQSNPYRSVLIGRNHNTPQESLPDLRQRYALWLRAAYFFPGARASLTAMVRAYRDTWDLQAATGELNLQKYFTSFFLIGGRARYHIQDGARFYRDGRGYLLMGTTGRYWTGDRELSPMNNQLYGGRFAYVARPAQEKSSWYSEIEVAMKGEVILYHLDSLDAPNADRKSAVILQSAVAIRF is encoded by the coding sequence GTGCAACTGAGCGGACGGCGGCTCATCGCGGCCGCCATCCTGGCCGGCGTCGTGGCCCTGGTGCCCGGCGCCGCCGGCGCCAACTCGGAGGGCGCGTCCCGCATCACCTTCTTTCACGAACCATCCAGCGCCAACAGCGGCATCACCGTGATTCACCCGCAGCTGGACGTCAGCGCGGCGCTGAGCTCGACGGTAGACATCTCGGCCGGCTACGCCGTCGACATCGTCAGCGGAGCGACGCCGCAACTGTTCGGGCCCCACACCGGCATCGACGCAGTGTCGGGGGCGACGAAATTCTCCGACACCCGACAAGAAGTGAAGGGCGGCCTGTCATACAACCGGCCGGCGTCGGGCTTGTCGGCCGGGTATTCGTACGGCTGGGAAAGCGACTATCGTTCGCACACTGTCTCGGCGTCGACGCGCACCGATCTGCTGGATCACAACTTCACGTTGGCCCTCGGGTATTCGCACAACTTTGACAGCGTCTGCGACAACAACAACGTCGCCGCCGCTGGGCAGCCGCTGGACTTCAAGCCGCTGGCGTCGTCGGCCCATTGCTTTCACGCCGACATGCCCGACGTGGTGTCGCACCGGCTGCACATCGACACCTTTGAACCAGCGCTGACCTGGACCGCGACGCCGCGCCTGGTGGCCGAACTGGGCGGCACGGCGCAGATCCTGGACGGCTTTCAATCGAACCCTTATCGGTCAGTGTTGATCGGCCGCAACCACAACACGCCGCAAGAAAGTCTGCCCGACCTGCGCCAGCGCTACGCGCTGTGGCTGCGGGCAGCGTATTTTTTCCCCGGGGCGCGCGCGTCGCTGACCGCCATGGTGCGCGCCTATCGCGACACCTGGGACCTGCAAGCGGCCACCGGCGAGCTGAACCTGCAAAAATACTTCACCTCGTTTTTTCTCATCGGCGGCCGCGCCCGCTATCACATTCAAGACGGCGCCCGCTTTTATCGCGACGGCCGCGGCTATCTATTGATGGGCACCACCGGCCGCTACTGGACCGGCGACCGCGAGCTGTCCCCGATGAACAACCAGCTTTACGGCGGCCGCTTCGCCTATGTCGCGCGACCGGCCCAGGAAAAATCGTCGTGGTACAGCGAGATCGAGGTGGCGATGAAAGGCGAGGTCATCCTTTACCACCTCGATTCGCTGGACGCGCCCAACGCCGACCGAAAAAGCGCGGTGATCTTGCAAAGCGCGGTGGCGATCCGGTTCTGA
- a CDS encoding SH3 domain-containing protein, producing MTCWSPLRALIFLLAVAVLSLLLAAPRAHADEEALVRVLAEAAAVHTGPGFGFRVVYTATRGEVLPAIGRSTQDHWFRVQLPDGTYGWLLGDEVLVLEVDTAETHRGPSLWKRMSDSVFSPSPLSDGHVGLTFSAGALGGDGLFLFRPAVVLAPPLTLEAFFGETVGNQVDVIYYGGGFNAFLWPASPVTPFVAAAAGGATSRKKPDQPAIETGSFKVVNVGGGLIVALKKRLTLRGDVRHYVVFDANHHQQIQEYSGALSIHF from the coding sequence ATGACCTGCTGGTCGCCGCTGCGGGCGCTGATCTTTCTGCTGGCGGTGGCCGTGCTGTCGCTGTTGCTGGCGGCGCCACGCGCGCACGCCGACGAAGAAGCCCTGGTCCGCGTGCTGGCCGAAGCAGCCGCCGTACACACGGGGCCCGGCTTCGGCTTCCGCGTGGTGTACACCGCCACCCGCGGCGAGGTGCTGCCGGCCATCGGGCGCTCGACGCAAGATCACTGGTTCCGCGTGCAGCTTCCCGACGGAACCTATGGCTGGCTGCTGGGCGACGAGGTCCTGGTGCTGGAGGTGGACACCGCCGAGACCCACCGCGGACCGTCGCTGTGGAAGCGCATGTCTGACTCCGTCTTCTCGCCGTCGCCACTTTCCGACGGGCACGTGGGCCTGACCTTCTCGGCGGGCGCGCTGGGCGGCGACGGCTTGTTTCTGTTTCGACCGGCGGTGGTGCTGGCCCCGCCGCTGACGCTGGAGGCGTTCTTCGGCGAGACCGTCGGCAATCAGGTGGACGTCATCTATTACGGCGGCGGTTTCAACGCCTTCTTGTGGCCGGCGTCGCCGGTGACGCCGTTCGTGGCGGCGGCGGCCGGCGGCGCCACCAGCCGCAAGAAACCGGATCAGCCGGCCATCGAGACCGGCAGCTTCAAGGTCGTCAACGTGGGCGGGGGATTGATCGTCGCCCTGAAAAAACGCCTCACCCTGCGCGGCGACGTCCGCCACTACGTCGTGTTCGACGCCAACCACCACCAACAAATCCAGGAGTACTCCGGTGCGCTGTCGATTCACTTCTAA
- a CDS encoding tetratricopeptide repeat protein, whose amino-acid sequence MINSARRARLLAAAALGLGALTGCNGHKAAAPTAHAGATPTAVVALPRVSAEAQAEFDEGLRVMRTGRKHYKDARPHFVKATQIDGRLFEAWHDLGVVDAALGNFAGAADSFRKALDVQPGSRKTLLAYGETLRRAHQPKKAAKVYQKWLEANVGDGEIRARLGQVLREAGDLDASLDQARTLLGQAAGDPGKTVLAYNALGLTYYKMGKLDLAETALRKALELDAKSAFIWNNLGLVALEREHDQEAFLDFQKGSELDPKYVQARLNKAVVYLDCGDYKHARAELEKAVEIDPNDPEAQVALGVAARGDGKLDRARRAYESALDIEPDYPPALYNLGLLYMDFDKDKVKARDFLTQFAQAADASDPKRADAQARLQELR is encoded by the coding sequence GTGATAAATAGCGCGCGGCGGGCCCGGTTGCTGGCGGCCGCGGCGCTGGGTCTGGGCGCCCTCACCGGTTGCAACGGGCACAAGGCGGCGGCGCCGACCGCCCACGCCGGCGCCACGCCCACCGCGGTGGTGGCCCTGCCGCGGGTCAGCGCCGAAGCGCAAGCCGAGTTCGATGAAGGCCTGCGGGTGATGCGAACAGGCAGAAAGCACTACAAGGACGCCCGCCCCCACTTCGTCAAGGCCACGCAGATCGACGGCCGGCTGTTCGAGGCCTGGCACGATCTGGGCGTGGTCGACGCGGCGCTGGGAAACTTCGCAGGCGCGGCGGACAGCTTTCGCAAGGCGCTGGACGTGCAGCCGGGCTCGCGCAAGACGCTGCTGGCGTACGGCGAGACGTTGCGGCGCGCGCACCAGCCGAAAAAAGCGGCCAAGGTCTACCAGAAATGGTTGGAGGCCAATGTAGGCGACGGTGAGATCCGCGCCCGTCTGGGCCAGGTGCTGCGCGAGGCGGGCGACCTGGATGCGTCCTTGGACCAGGCGCGCACCCTGCTGGGTCAGGCCGCCGGCGATCCCGGCAAAACCGTCCTTGCCTATAACGCCCTCGGACTCACCTACTATAAAATGGGCAAGCTGGATCTTGCCGAGACAGCGCTGCGCAAGGCGCTGGAGCTGGATGCAAAGAGCGCGTTCATCTGGAACAACCTCGGCCTGGTGGCGTTGGAGCGGGAGCACGATCAGGAGGCGTTCTTGGATTTTCAGAAGGGTTCGGAGCTGGATCCCAAGTACGTGCAGGCGCGGCTGAACAAGGCCGTCGTCTATCTGGACTGCGGCGACTACAAGCACGCGCGGGCCGAGCTGGAAAAAGCGGTCGAAATCGATCCCAACGATCCCGAGGCGCAGGTGGCGCTGGGCGTGGCGGCGCGAGGCGACGGCAAGCTGGACCGCGCCCGCCGCGCCTATGAAAGCGCCCTGGACATCGAGCCCGACTACCCGCCCGCCCTTTACAACCTGGGCCTTCTGTACATGGACTTCGACAAGGACAAGGTGAAGGCGCGCGACTTCCTGACCCAGTTCGCGCAGGCCGCCGATGCCTCCGATCCCAAGCGCGCCGACGCCCAGGCGCGCCTGCAGGAGCTGCGATGA
- the cglE gene encoding adventurous gliding motility protein CglE, producing the protein MRRPLFRLAVAAAAFFLIAPTRARAQVTDVPNPAIFPDPAKFAHGLYTEGEIGALMFFGNAREWIGPGFALGGRVGYDLTRWLAVQAHAIGSTHETRFDGMPQAGQIIQLYQGTAELKVTVRIVQTSIFVEGGGGVARLSTNILETVGGSDQRNGLTAGGGAGVDYHSLSRHFSLGLRAGYFWLRDIKGSEQVTATTYLRYTF; encoded by the coding sequence TTGCGCAGACCACTCTTCAGGCTGGCAGTGGCAGCCGCGGCGTTCTTCTTGATCGCGCCGACGCGCGCCCGCGCCCAGGTCACCGACGTCCCCAACCCGGCCATCTTTCCCGACCCGGCCAAGTTCGCGCACGGGCTCTACACCGAAGGCGAGATCGGCGCGCTGATGTTCTTCGGCAACGCGCGCGAATGGATCGGCCCGGGGTTCGCTCTCGGCGGTCGGGTCGGCTACGACCTCACGCGCTGGCTGGCGGTGCAGGCGCACGCCATCGGGTCGACACACGAGACCCGGTTCGACGGCATGCCGCAGGCCGGACAGATCATCCAGCTTTACCAGGGCACCGCCGAATTGAAGGTCACCGTCCGCATCGTGCAGACGTCGATCTTCGTCGAGGGCGGCGGCGGCGTGGCGCGCCTGTCGACCAACATTTTGGAGACCGTCGGCGGAAGCGATCAGCGCAACGGCCTGACCGCCGGCGGCGGGGCGGGCGTGGACTATCACTCGCTGTCTCGGCATTTCTCGCTGGGACTGCGAGCCGGGTATTTCTGGCTGCGCGACATCAAGGGCAGCGAGCAGGTCACCGCCACGACTTACCTGAGGTACACGTTTTGA
- a CDS encoding DUF4266 domain-containing protein, producing the protein MLLLIAATGCSTAKWTVKPHQREYLADRIMKLDGNAQEQAADAHILSNREGAIGGTGTSGGGCGCN; encoded by the coding sequence GTGCTGCTGCTGATTGCGGCAACCGGTTGCTCGACCGCGAAGTGGACGGTCAAGCCGCACCAGCGCGAGTATCTGGCCGATCGGATCATGAAGCTGGACGGCAACGCCCAGGAGCAGGCGGCGGACGCACACATCTTGTCGAACCGCGAAGGCGCCATCGGCGGCACGGGCACGTCGGGCGGAGGCTGCGGGTGCAACTGA
- a CDS encoding HEAT repeat domain-containing protein: MRTSKLIASLSLLSAVALLPAVARAGHNGSPALIRSAIDANSIDAIQAELERSEFLVCAACTDMVLPLIDHADYRVRKAAAWWLVRRATGRQVFVSMLTRLSQPDSLKAANAADVLGEFHAVGAVPALSAALSNPIFDATARAAMARALGSIGRPEAAPALVSALSATEPPVKMAALSALQSTGAFKDASPAEPLLSDADAGVRGQAAQTFGVVRSQAGVASLLRVLASDPSPDVRKKAAWALGEIGAPASLASAGLQQAAISDQSPVVRSLAEVAIGKLTR; the protein is encoded by the coding sequence ATGCGCACGTCAAAGCTGATCGCTTCGCTGTCTCTGCTGTCCGCGGTGGCATTGCTGCCGGCGGTGGCCCGGGCCGGCCACAACGGCAGCCCGGCGCTGATCCGCAGCGCCATCGACGCCAACTCGATCGACGCCATCCAGGCCGAGCTGGAACGCAGCGAGTTCCTGGTGTGCGCCGCTTGCACGGACATGGTGCTGCCGCTAATTGATCACGCGGATTATCGCGTGCGCAAGGCGGCGGCGTGGTGGCTGGTGCGGCGGGCGACCGGCCGCCAGGTGTTCGTCAGCATGCTGACCCGCCTGTCGCAGCCCGATTCGCTGAAGGCCGCCAACGCCGCCGACGTGCTGGGCGAGTTCCACGCCGTCGGCGCCGTCCCGGCGCTGTCGGCCGCGCTGTCGAACCCGATCTTCGACGCCACCGCGCGCGCCGCCATGGCCCGCGCGCTGGGCTCAATCGGTCGCCCGGAAGCCGCCCCCGCCCTGGTCAGCGCGCTGTCAGCGACAGAGCCGCCGGTGAAGATGGCGGCGCTGTCCGCGTTGCAATCGACCGGCGCCTTCAAAGACGCCTCGCCGGCCGAACCACTGTTGTCGGATGCCGACGCTGGTGTGCGCGGGCAGGCGGCGCAGACCTTCGGTGTAGTGCGATCGCAGGCGGGCGTGGCTTCGCTGTTGCGCGTGCTGGCCTCGGATCCCAGCCCGGACGTGCGCAAGAAGGCGGCCTGGGCGCTGGGCGAGATCGGCGCGCCGGCGTCGCTGGCGTCGGCCGGTCTGCAGCAGGCGGCGATCAGCGACCAAAGCCCGGTGGTTCGATCGCTGGCGGAAGTGGCTATCGGGAAGCTGACGCGCTGA
- a CDS encoding AgmX/PglI C-terminal domain-containing protein produces the protein MGQQNSPIAPLEFEDTRPDRVLPVTSVEGDPRAPVQQPLATGRALEVALHWRGQLIAYRLYRRPRRVSVGPNKRATMITPAVMMKASRFTLLRPHAGGVRLRLAPGMRGEIALAASASGAPMSVVDVLAQPPQSRFQRHLRRVDLTPGDQARIVLNEIGDLHIDVRFVPEPDVVPRPRNEEPLLRKIMIVSGFIAALFSGVATQIWGENPPRQIAISNERLVKLQAPMEREKKWAARHAEEKKKEEEAEDAKKAGEQKKEADEGQAKRAKEKAGKLGRQDATARDTVITKGDKDVLREKVSKVGLLGLIGKEKPQGSGLSKLFAENNDIEQAVAGMAGAKVVAGRGGGGLSTSGSGVGGGGTGFGHIYGAGNLDTGGRGSKGHGRGPKLGDRGEREVQVSMSTGNGESDGSLSKEQIERVVRAHAAGIKYCYEKELQRKQSLSGNVDMFWVIAPDGTVPKANIKASSLGDAAVEGCIIRQIKQWQFPKAPGQTIVGRYPFLFKGGH, from the coding sequence GTGGGCCAGCAAAATAGCCCGATAGCGCCGCTGGAATTCGAAGACACGCGACCCGATCGCGTGCTGCCGGTGACGTCCGTCGAAGGCGATCCGCGCGCGCCCGTGCAGCAGCCGCTGGCCACCGGCCGCGCGCTGGAAGTGGCCCTGCACTGGCGCGGTCAGTTGATCGCCTATCGGTTGTATCGGCGGCCGCGCCGCGTTTCGGTGGGCCCGAACAAGCGCGCCACCATGATCACCCCGGCGGTCATGATGAAAGCCTCGCGTTTCACCTTGCTGCGGCCGCACGCGGGCGGCGTACGCCTGCGCCTGGCGCCGGGCATGCGCGGCGAGATCGCCCTGGCCGCCAGCGCCAGCGGCGCGCCGATGAGCGTGGTCGATGTGCTGGCACAGCCGCCGCAAAGCCGCTTTCAACGCCACCTGCGCCGGGTTGACCTCACCCCCGGCGATCAGGCCCGCATCGTGCTGAACGAGATCGGCGACCTGCACATCGACGTGCGGTTCGTCCCCGAGCCCGACGTGGTCCCGCGCCCGCGCAACGAAGAGCCGCTGCTGCGCAAGATCATGATCGTGTCCGGGTTCATCGCGGCGCTGTTCTCCGGCGTGGCCACCCAGATCTGGGGCGAAAACCCGCCCCGCCAGATCGCCATCAGCAACGAACGCCTGGTGAAGCTGCAGGCGCCGATGGAGCGCGAGAAGAAATGGGCCGCCCGCCACGCCGAGGAAAAAAAGAAAGAGGAAGAGGCCGAAGACGCCAAGAAAGCGGGCGAACAAAAGAAAGAGGCGGACGAAGGCCAGGCCAAGCGGGCCAAAGAAAAGGCCGGCAAGCTGGGCCGCCAGGACGCCACCGCCCGCGACACCGTGATCACCAAGGGCGACAAGGACGTCCTGCGCGAGAAGGTGTCGAAGGTCGGTCTGCTCGGTTTGATCGGCAAAGAGAAACCGCAGGGCTCGGGCCTGTCGAAGCTGTTCGCCGAGAACAATGACATTGAACAAGCCGTGGCGGGCATGGCCGGCGCCAAGGTGGTGGCCGGCCGCGGCGGTGGCGGCCTTTCGACCAGCGGCTCGGGCGTGGGCGGCGGCGGCACCGGCTTCGGGCACATCTACGGCGCCGGCAATCTGGACACCGGCGGGCGCGGCAGCAAGGGCCACGGCCGCGGACCGAAGCTGGGCGATCGCGGCGAGCGCGAGGTGCAGGTCAGCATGTCCACCGGCAACGGCGAGAGTGACGGGTCGCTGTCCAAGGAGCAGATCGAACGCGTCGTGCGCGCCCACGCCGCCGGCATCAAGTACTGCTACGAAAAAGAATTGCAGCGCAAACAAAGCCTGTCCGGCAACGTCGATATGTTCTGGGTGATCGCCCCCGACGGGACGGTGCCCAAGGCCAACATCAAGGCCAGCTCGCTGGGCGACGCCGCCGTCGAGGGCTGCATCATCCGTCAGATCAAGCAGTGGCAGTTCCCCAAGGCCCCCGGACAGACCATCGTCGGGCGCTATCCGTTCCTGTTCAAGGGAGGCCACTGA
- a CDS encoding protein kinase — MIEPRDASVDTPQLGRYELLARLAVGGMAEIYLARAQGLSGFEKLLVLKRILPQHALDPELLRMFLDEARLSATLDHPHITQVYDIGTQGETPFFTMEYVHGANLREILLAQAARARGSVGDNGSSDSGNGALPDVHAVAIIAAAAAGLHYAHERRGADGQPLQIVHRDVSPSNVLVTYDGGVKVADFGIAKWSSQRTQTQAGALKGKFAYMSPEQCRSQPVDRRSDVFALGTLLYELTTGAPPFRGDSDYEILTHIVNDPAPPPARAGTPYPPALARIALRALARAPEDRYPTAQALQLDLEAFAREQNLAPSSVALGDYLRRLFAERMAAWEAAQRAGQTLGQHLRVAGSDPARPSGAALVPTATDLQAPATEKPARQIADGRPRGLRLALVAGLLVAAALAISVLGLASHDHPTESSADPRPAAIAHPAVPTATTSAPPVISTDVRAALTVDGHPSSPVPAQTRPKRVGRPRPAPVSTTNATTNDSNRGLGAWDPDSPVPP, encoded by the coding sequence ATGATCGAACCGCGCGACGCCAGCGTCGATACCCCGCAGCTGGGACGGTACGAGCTGCTCGCCCGCCTGGCTGTCGGCGGCATGGCGGAGATTTACCTGGCCCGCGCGCAGGGCCTGTCCGGGTTCGAGAAGCTGCTGGTGTTGAAACGCATCCTGCCCCAGCACGCCCTCGACCCCGAACTTCTGCGCATGTTCCTGGACGAGGCGCGGCTGTCGGCGACGCTGGACCACCCGCACATCACCCAGGTCTACGACATCGGCACGCAGGGCGAGACCCCGTTTTTCACCATGGAGTACGTCCACGGCGCCAACCTGCGCGAGATCTTGCTGGCCCAGGCCGCGCGCGCGCGCGGCAGCGTCGGCGACAACGGCAGCAGCGACAGCGGCAACGGCGCCCTGCCCGACGTGCACGCCGTGGCGATCATCGCGGCGGCGGCGGCCGGCCTGCACTACGCGCACGAAAGACGCGGCGCCGACGGGCAGCCGTTGCAGATCGTCCACCGCGACGTCTCGCCGTCGAACGTCCTGGTCACCTATGACGGCGGGGTGAAGGTGGCCGACTTTGGCATCGCCAAGTGGTCATCGCAGCGCACGCAAACCCAGGCCGGCGCGCTGAAGGGCAAATTCGCGTACATGTCGCCCGAGCAGTGCCGAAGCCAGCCGGTCGACCGCCGCAGCGACGTGTTCGCCCTGGGCACCTTGCTTTATGAACTGACCACCGGCGCGCCGCCGTTCCGGGGCGACAGTGATTACGAAATTCTTACACACATCGTGAACGACCCGGCGCCGCCGCCCGCGCGCGCCGGCACGCCCTACCCGCCCGCCCTGGCCCGCATCGCGCTGCGCGCCCTGGCCCGCGCCCCCGAGGACCGTTACCCGACGGCGCAAGCGCTGCAACTGGATCTGGAGGCCTTCGCCCGCGAGCAAAACCTGGCGCCGTCGTCGGTGGCGCTGGGCGATTACCTGCGCCGGTTGTTCGCCGAGCGCATGGCCGCCTGGGAGGCGGCGCAACGGGCCGGACAGACGCTGGGCCAGCACCTGCGCGTCGCCGGCAGCGATCCGGCGCGCCCGTCGGGCGCCGCGCTGGTGCCGACGGCGACCGATCTGCAAGCGCCGGCGACGGAAAAACCAGCACGCCAAATCGCCGACGGTCGTCCGCGCGGGCTGCGGCTGGCCCTGGTGGCCGGGTTGCTGGTGGCCGCGGCGCTGGCGATCAGCGTGCTGGGCCTGGCCTCGCACGATCACCCGACGGAGAGCAGCGCCGACCCGCGACCGGCGGCGATCGCGCACCCGGCGGTCCCAACCGCGACGACTTCCGCGCCGCCCGTCATCTCGACAGACGTGCGGGCTGCGCTTACTGTGGATGGCCATCCGTCCTCGCCGGTCCCTGCTCAGACGCGCCCCAAGCGGGTCGGCCGCCCGCGCCCTGCCCCTGTCTCGACGACGAACGCGACGACCAACGACAGCAACCGCGGTCTGGGCGCGTGGGATCCGGATTCGCCCGTTCCGCCGTAG